A genomic segment from Glycine soja cultivar W05 chromosome 18, ASM419377v2, whole genome shotgun sequence encodes:
- the LOC114396650 gene encoding ras-related protein RHN1 produces the protein MATIGHNNLNAKLVLLGDMGAGKSSLVLRFVKGQFLEFQESTIGAAFFSQTLAVNDATVKFEIWDTAGQERYHSLAPMYYRGAAAAIIVYDITSSDSFTRAKKWVQELQKQGNPNMVMALAGNKADLEDKRKVTAEEARVYAEENGLFFMETSAKTASNVNDIFYEIAKRLPRAQPAQNPAGMVLVDRPAEGTRAASCCS, from the exons ATGGCTACGATCGGACACAACAATCTCAATGCCAAATTG GTTCTTCTCGGGGACATGGGTGCTGGGAAATCCAGCCTCGTTTTGCGCTTTGTCAAGGGTCAATTTCTCGAATTTCAG GAATCAACAATAGGGGCAGCGTTCTTTTCACAGACGCTGGCAGTAAATGACGCGACGGTAAAGTTTGAGATATGGGACACAGCAGGACAAGAGAGGTACCATAGCTTGGCTCCCATGTATTACAGAGGTGCTGCTGCTGCTATCATTGTCTATGACATCACTAGCTCG GACTCCTTTACCCGAGCTAAGAAGTGGGTCCAAGAGCTTCAAAAGCAAG GGAATCCTAATATGGTCATGGCTCTTGCTGGTAACAAAGCTGATTTGGAAGATAAGAGGAAAGTGACAGCTGAA GAAGCACGTGTATATGCTGAAGAAAATGGTTTGTTTTTCATGGAGACCTCTGCCAAAACTGCATCCAACGTTAATGATATATTCTATGAAATAG CCAAGAGGTTACCAAGGGCTCAGCCAGCTCAGAACCCAGCTGGGATGGTACTTGTTGATAGACCCGCCGAAGGAACTAGGGCTGCATCATGTTGTTCATAA
- the LOC114396367 gene encoding probable polyamine oxidase 4 has translation MDPNHLFFTHFRDGAIASRIEGQHRGALPSVIVIGAGISGLAAARSLYDASFKVTVLESRDRLGGRIHTDFSFGCPVDMGASWLHGVCNENPLAPLIRGLGLSLYRTSGDNSVLYDHDLESYMLFNIDGKQVPQQMVIEVGDTFKKILEETGKVRDEHTEDISVSQAISIVLDRHPDLRQQGLAHEVLQWFICRMEAWFAADADMISLKTWDQEHVLSGGHGLMVQGYDPVIKVLAKDIDIRLNHRVKRISSGYNKVMVTVEDGRNFVADAAIITVPIGILKANLIEFEPKLPDWKVSAISDLGVGNENKIALRFDKVFWPNVELLGTVAPTSYTCGYFLNLHKATGHPVLVYMVAGRFAYDIEKLSDEAAANFVMQQLKKMFPNASKPVQYLVSRWGTDPNSLGCYSYDLVGKPTDVYDKLRAPLGNLFFGGEAVSLDNQGSVHGAYSAGVMAAENCESYMLEKLGHAEKLSLASVRHEMLETLIPLIPLQISRM, from the exons ATGGACCCTAATCACCTCTTCTTCACGCATTTCCGCGATG GTGCTATTGCCTCACGCATTGAGGGCCAACACAGAGGAGCTCTCCCTTCTGTTATTGTGATTGGTGCTGGAATATCTGGACTTGCAGCAGCACGAAGTCTCTATGATGCATCTTTTAAG GTGACTGTACTGGAGTCACGAGATAGGCTTGGTGGTCGCATTCATACTGACTTCTCATTTGGCTGTCCAGTTGACATGGGAGCCTCATG GCTACATGGAGTTTGTAATGAGAATCCATTGGCTCCATTGATACGTGGCCTGGGGCTTTCATTATATCGTACCAGTGGTGACAACTCTGTCTTATATGACCATGACTTGGAAAG TTATATGCTTTTTAACATCGATGGTAAGCAAGTTCCACAACAGATGGTCATTGAAGTTGGAGACACCTTTAAGAAAATTCTGGAAGAG ACAGGGAAAGTGAGGGATGAGCATACCGAGGACATTTCAGTTTCCCAAGCTATTTCAATTGTGCTAGATAGGCACCCTGATCTAAG GCAACAAGGACTTGCCCATGAAGTGCTACAATGGTTTATATGCAGAATGGAAGCTTGGTTTGCTGCTGATGCAGATATGATTTCACTGAAAACCTGGGATCAG GAACATGTCCTGTCTGGTGGTCATGGACTCATGGTGCAAGGATATGATCCAGTTATAAAAGTTCTTGCAAAAGATATTGACATACGCTTGAACCACAG GGTGAAAAGGATATCTAGTGGTTACAACAAGGTAATGGTGACGGTCGAGGATGGCAGGAACTTTGTTGCTGATGCTGCTATCATAACTGTTCCTATTGGAATCCTAAAAGCgaatttgattgaatttgaaCCAAAACTTCCTGATTGGAAGGTTTCAGCAATTTCAGATCTTGGTGTGGGCAATGAAAATAAGATTGCCCTAAGATTTGACAAAGTATTTTGGCCTAATGTAGAACTCTTGGGCACTGTTGCTCCGACCTCTTATACCTGTGGCTATTTTCTCAATCTTCACAAAGCAACAGGCCATCCTGTTCTTGTCTACATGGTAGCTGGAAGGTTCGCTTACGACATTGAGAAACTATCTGATGAAGCAGCTGCAAATTTTGTGATGCAACAGCTCAAGAAGATGTTTCCAAATGCTTCTAAGCCA GTTCAGTATCTTGTGTCTCGATGGGGAACAGATCCAAACTCTCTTGGATGTTACTCGTATGATTTAGTTGGAAAACCAACTGATGTGTATGACAAGCTTCGTGCACCCTTGGGTAATCTATTCTTTGGGGGAGAAGCTGTAAGCTTGGACAATCAGGGGTCTGTGCATGGAGCTTACTCTGCTGGGGTTATGGCTGCTGAAAATTGTGAGAGCTATATGTTAGAGAAACTAGGCCACGCAGAAAAGCTATCTCTAGCTTCTGTTAGGCATGAAATGCTTGAAACTCTTATACCTCTTATACCTCTTCAGATCTCGAGGATGTGA